The Cottoperca gobio unplaced genomic scaffold, fCotGob3.1 fCotGob3_64arrow_ctg1, whole genome shotgun sequence nucleotide sequence cacacataaatatacatatatatatttatacacacataaatatacatatatatatatttatacacacataaatagacatatatatatttatacacacataaatacacatatatatatttatacacacataaatatacatatatatatttatacacacataaatatacatatatatatttatacacacataaatatacatatatatatttatacacacataaatatacatatatatatttatacacataaatatacatatatatatttatacacacataaatatacatatattttatacacacataaatatacatatatatatttatacacacataaatatacatatatatatttatacacacataaatatacatatattatacacacataaatatacatatatttataacacacaataaatatacatatatatttatacacacatagaaTTACAATattatgtatacacacataaatatacatatatatttatacacaccatacatatacatatatatattatacacacataaatatacaactATATGTTAtaatacacacaataaatatacataataatgtatacacacaataaatatacatatattatacacacataaatatactatatatttatacacacataaatatacatatatttatacacacatacatatacatatatatgtttatacacacataaatatacatatatttatacacacatacatatacatatatatatttatacacacataaatatacatatatttatacacacataaatatacatatatttatacacacataaatatacatatatttatacacacatacatatacatatatatatttatacacacataaatattcagctcctttaaatgtttctttgatTAATTTCTATAAAGGTTTTAAGAAAAGTGTGAAAGTCTAGAAAAAGTTCCTTAAAAACTAAACTTCATGAAAACACTTCCAGAGTTTTATAAAGAATCTTTTTGAGTTCCTGAAGAAgttcatataatataaattcatgaaaacacttaaaaacGTTCTTGAAAATATTCTCAAAGTCATTTCTAAAACGTTCTTGaggtttaaatgtatttattttacttccaGGAAATGTCTCAAGTTCCTTTAAAAAGTTTCTTCTTGAATAATCTCTGGAGTCTGAagcagctgttgttgttgtttttacctccGAGTGAGAACTCTCCGCTTCACTTTTACTCTCCTGAACTTTCTGAGTAAAAAGTTCCAGCCAGTCGCTctgcagaggaaacacattattattaataccaattataataaaagttatgttaataatgaatacaataattattgtaatattaataataatagtaatagtaatagtaatagtaatgttaataatgaatacaataattattattattattataatatcaagacacccaaggacaaggaatatgataataatatgtattattattattattattattattattattattattattattaatagtgtTGTTATAATTATAAGAATGATTATAGGATTATTATAggattgttttattaaaatgtgacaaaacttcataaatgtcacatttttggACAATGGGGGCAAACGTTGCTTCccaaatatgttttacatgtcTAACACTGGATTTATGTGTGAGGATGTTTCATCAAAAAGTGTTTAGTTTAGAATtcttataaaaatattattgttattgttattattgacCGACCTGCTCCGCCTCCACAGAGACGCCAGGAAACAGAACCTGCAGCGACGCCTGGAAGTCCAGACACAGGGCAGCAAACCTGGACTCCACTTCAGTCTGTAAATATCAACATGTTTCAGGTCATTACAGACAAACCTCACAATAAAAGTGAGTTTGATTCATTGTCATGTTTAATAAGCTGACCAGCGCCACTTTAAGCTCCGCCTCTCGCTGCTCGCTCTGGCGCTCTGCACACGAAAGCGTCGCCGTGgtgtcctgcagctcctgcagagcACGAGCATCCATCAGACTCACTCTGGAGTGCAGATgttaaataacttaaaataataatacaactgtTCAAACTTCCCAGAAGTTCTGAAGAATATTTTAAGAATCCTGACTTTATTTGATCCCGTTTCTCTCTCTGAATAAACCCGTCGTGAACTTGTGGATCTGTTGCTCTGACATGTTGTTGCTCTGACATGTTGTTGCTCTGACATGTTGTTGCTCTGACATGTTGTTGCTCTGACATATTGTTGCTCTGACATGTTGTTGCTCTGACATGTTGTTGCTCTGACATGTTGTTGCTCTGACATGGTGTTGCTCTGACATGTTGTTGCTCTGACATGTTGTTGCTCTGACATGTTGTTGCTCTGACATATTGTTGCTCTGACATGGTGTTGCTCTGACATGTTGTTGCTCTGACATGGTGTTGCTCTGACATGTTGTTGCTCTGACATGTTGTTGCTCTGACATATTGTTGCTCTGACATGGTGTTGCTCTGACATGTTGTTGCTCTGACATATTGTTGCTCTGACATGTTGTTGCTCTGACATAATGTTGCTCTGACATGTTGTTGCTCTGACATGTTGTTGCTCTGACATGTTGTTGCTCTGACATGTTGTTTCTCTGACATGTTGTTGCTCTGACATATTGTTGCTCTGACATGGTGTTGCTCTGACATGTTGTTGCTCTGACATGGTGTTGCTCTGACATGTTGTTGCTCTGACATGTTGTTGCTCTGACATGATGTTGCTCTGACATGTTGTTGCTCTGACATATTGTTGCTCTGACATGTGGACTCACGTTGCCGTGGTTACGAGCCTGATGCAGCTCCTCTCTGAGCTGCTGAAGTTCTTCCTCCAGACGCAGCAGCTGAGAGTCTTCCTCCAGactgacaacaaacacaacagctgaACACGTGCAGACTCTGGTGTTTCAATAAATGCTTCGTTAAAATATTGAAATCTGTTCTAAACACAAAGTCATAACCTGTGAGAGAGTTTGTTGTTACCTTTCAAACGGCTGCTCAGACTCACTTCCTGATCCCTGCGGAGGACAAGAAGAACGGTGGGGGGACATGTTTGAAAGGGGGGCAttgaggggtgtgtgtgtgtgtggaagggttacgtggcagccatgataacaGCTGTTTCTCTGAAGGAGTTTCAGTTATTCCTTCAGCATTTAAAGCACTCGAGCTTCACTGAAGCAAACGAGGTTCCGAACTTTGTTCTGTAACATATTGAAGCTCAGACGATGAGCAGTGTTTCctctaccattgtcttggaggggcactgcgcccccctgaaattcaaggtggtttttttggttttatattcacaactcacttttcacattgacgggtcttttttattaaataaacacttatgttattgatctaattttTGTCGCACGGTCAGCACaccccccaaagcagtaaagCTCGGGAAAACCCTGAGCGTCAGACCGGAAACATGCTGAATTCAAACGTACGTCTTTCTGCGTCTGATCTCCGGCtgctgcttcatcctgcttctctctgaggacacaaagaaacaacatttactatttaaaaaaatcataatttatAATGGAGAATGTGTCCGAGCTGCAGTTCCTCTGACGTCCACCAGGTGCTGCTGTGATCAATATGAATAATATCATCATGAGCTCCATATGTTTAGTGTTTCTGACCTCTGTGATGATATCATAAGCTGTAGCTCCGCCCTCATCTGAGAGAGCTCCGCCTCCAGAGTGACGACCTGCTCGTCTCTGAGCTGCACGCTGACAGGAAGTCACACAGGAAGTCAAACTACAGGCCGCCACAACCTTTGCACTCTGCCGCACGTATACACTTTAATGCCTCTCGGCCACACGCAGACAGGTGTAGGTCACAAACAtggatattttttaaaactctggTTAAGATATCTGTATACGTGACAGAGCCTCAGgttcataatataataataataataataacaataataacaacaacgtGGCAGAAGCAGTTACCTGTTCGTCAGCTGCTCCACTTCAGACGAGCggtccacctgcacacacacagattcagacTGCTGCTATATTAACGCTCTGAACACAGAAACGTTGGTCTGTTAGATTTAGGTGTGCAGGGTATTACCTGGACTGCAGCCtgcttctccagctggtccttGAGCTCCTGCAGTTCGGTTTCTCTGGACGCCAGTGCCCCCTGCAGCTCtgaggtacaaaataaaaagttgtgaTTTTTACTGTTGTCCGGTTTCTGGTTCATATGGACGTGATGGAAACACAAAAGGTTTGATGTCCGATACACTCGCTGTGTTTCAGCTGAAATCGCAGGACGTCACAGTAAATATGGACGAACACATTCTGGGATCTGTTTGGCAAACTATTTTTGAAACTAATATTGCAGAAACACTCACGGCTAACGGCAGCAGCTTCCTGCTGCGCTGCGTTCAGCTGCAAACGCACTTCCTCCAGTCGCTGCTGCAGAGCGCGCTCAGTTTCGTCCCGGACAAGCTGCACAGACAGGAACACGGGTCACTTCCTGTTAACTCCACCGTCTGATTGGTTCTTAAAATTAAGACTTTTTGGACAAATACATTCCCAAAGTTTTTCTTTATAAAGAAAAATGTCTATTTAGTTTTGCACTGCGGACGGTACCTCCTTGACGCAGGCGTGAGTCTCAGCAGATCGACGTAGAGACGCCGTGACGTCAGTTGTACGCCGTAGTTTTAAAAATCTGGGTCGAGTGAATAATTCTGTTGCTGTTGAGTGTTGCTTGGCTATTTAAACATTGCAGGTTTGTGCAGAACGTCGCAGTACCAGATACTATCCACAACGCTAATGGAAAACTAAAAGAGAGCGAGTCCAGTGGAGCATACCAGGCAGCGGAAATGCGTTCTGTGTTTCTGACCTGTGCTTGTGCCAATTTCTGCTCGCCGGCGGCCATCTTGGCCTCCAGGCTCTTCCTGCGCTCTTCGTCGGCCCGCAGAGCGTCGGTTCGCTCGGTCAACTCCCGACCCAGACGCACACAGTCCTGCCGGACACGAGCCAGCTCCGCATTCTGCCTGTAGGGGGGGAGAGAGCGGAGGATCGAAGGACTGACGCATATCAGTAGATAAACAGGACTCATTTTTAAACGTCATTAAATCAGCTTTAACTTTAAATCGGGCACAGAACTTTAAAATTATCTTAAAACTAAGAAAGGTTTAATTTAaccctttatttaaatgtgagatTACAACCTAGATTACATTTAATCCTGTTGCACCAAATCTTTAAACTCCAATTTAAAGTGTGGTTAATGATCAAGGTTAACTTTTTAAATGGCCACCATTTTGAGATGGATTGagcaaaataaagttaaaggaAGGACTTGAGTTTTCTGTTTTCCCTCACCTTCCTCAACACCAAGCTTTTCTCAAAGGATGAGAAATTTGCTTTTTTGCCGAGTCATCACGAGTAGCTAACTGACtgtttagctagctagctaacgatGAAACATTTTGTTGAATAATACGGAGCAGCCGAAACTTTAATGCTGAATATCTGATAGCAcgcaaatgtatttgttgaatTTAATTTGGATTTAGAGTCTTTACAGAGGTCTGCTGGATTAACTTCTTTGAATCCGAGTTTTGCTATAAACTATAAATGTCCTGTTCATGTGTCCCGGAGTCCGTTGATGAAGCTCTGCTGGCTGAATCCTCAGCTCTATTAAATATGAGTTGAATTACTTTGTTTTTGGTTATTAAGCACCAGAGTTACCAGAGCTTCAGTTTCACCAGCTATAACAGCGTTCTGGATGTTGGCGTGAGCGTTATTTACGAGTCAGAAACTGAAACTCAGATGTGACGTATGAAGTTCTTTGGAGAACGAGTTTGATAGATCCATAGCGTGGACTCGTGTTGTAGGGCTGCACGTTTATATCGTTTCAGcatcaaatgaaatcaaacacTTTTTGTTGCttgatacaaaaggaaaactcaCTTCTTATTAGAGAAGatacaacagaaaaacagaaagtctCAACACGCAGTCTGACGACCTAGATGTTACTGCTTCTTTGTAAACAGCTTGTGATGTATATTGTGTCTACTGGGTTGTGTTTGTCTTCACCCCGTCTAGGTCACAACATCATGTCCAAGTGGAAGATTCCTATTGGTTGAATCCACCTATAAAATATCCACTTTGTCCCATGATGTCTGTTTGATGCGGAAACACGTCTGAATTAGTTTGTAGGTCTAATATGAACGTAACATTACGATAAAGGCTGTTTGATTGTTTGGAAAGAGAGTGCcatggagttgtatcctcatccAGAGAGCAAACAAGCTCCAGGACGCTGCTCCCCGAACACCTTTGGACGGTGTGTGTTACCTGCTCTCAGCCTGGCTGGTTGCCTGGTTCAGGGCATCTCGGAGGATTGAGTTCTCCTGCTGCAGCCGGGCCAGCTGAGCGTTGGGACCGTTTTCCAGCTGTTCCTGCAGACTACCGATCTGTTCCGGGTTAACAGACAGTTAGCTAAACATGCTACAAACACTGTGCATCTGCGCCAGCTAACAACTAGCAAGAACCCGAGATCTGAGACTAGAATTCACTATTAAAACTGCTTTGAAAGGAAAATGGACTTATGACTTGAAACGGACCTACCTTTAAGGACCTGAGACCTGACTTGGACAAACCTTCAAAAACTTTCCTTTCACAAATTCAAAGTCGTTCAAAGTTAGTCGTACCTTGTGGTTGAGCTGCTCGGTATGTTTCTGGTGTTCCTGGTCAGAAGTCTCCATCTTGGCCCGGATAGTGTTGACCTTCTGAACCTGAGCACTCAGCTCCGCCTTCTGACGGGCATCAGAAGACGCCATCTTGGATTTCTCCAAACCAAGTTCCTGAAGAAGGAAACATGGCAAACGTTGACTTTCTTGAGAAAAACTGAAGGTCTGAACATGAACCTCCCACTGTACTTAAGTATCCGTAAAatagtgtgtgtaagtgtgtcttCTGAGTGGAGGCAGGTGCTTTGTTTCAGATACTTGTGAATCATTTAAGAAAGGTCTAATTCCGTCTAGAACATTTAGTTCTCCTGACTTGTCGTTGGACCTTTAGAGGAGCAAGATATTTTAAAGTGTCTTTGATTCAGTTCCTTGTTTGGTAGCATTGTTGTGACAATCAAACAGATCTGAAGGAATAAATCTTGCAGAGATCACATGATCTGAAGCTGCTCGGCTCACCTTGCTGAGCTCTCGAAGGCGGCTCTTGGCGGTGGCGGCGCCCTCCTGCTCGCTGGTCAGcagcttctctttctcctccagctgtttctTCAGAGTGGACAGTGGGTCTCCTTTCTGACAGGCCTGAGTGTCACACAAAGACTCAACTTTACAGTTTGATGAGATATATTCAAAACTTCTCCAACACGGAGAATCTTTTAAGGCTGCTTTCAGGTCATGAGGTAAAGTGCCCACACCGTCTGATCAAGATCTCAATTATCAGACTAATGAATGAACATTAGTACATAACCACGTAATGTACAACGTCACACAAGCAGCGTTTTAACTTTGCCtggtacttattttaacccaaaccatgatcttttcctccACATAGTAACATATATGTCGTTTTGGGAGTCACAAACAACCTGTTCTGTCCGTTTGGTGCATTTACAAAATCATTCAGGTTTATTTACCTCGGACACTAGACTGGTGGAACGTAAGTAAGTGTGCTATCTGCTAACGTTAGTGGGTGTACAATCTGTTACGAGACAGTATTTTCTGCTAACATCaacctcaaataaaacctgtttgctgtcctgctccTAAATGATGGAACGAGCTCCAcatgatgtcaggtcagcaggaagtctgcacaccttctgcagactgaacctTTTTACACTGCAGCTGGACAGTAATactacaaatatatatatattttattatttctgtatctagccagcaaacttgtgctgtgggagccaacacacgggcactgATCACGAAGGCATCCCGCAATAACATatgtggatgtactcaggaaagatgcgggagcagaaaatacggacgagctagccagatgcatggaggatcgggatgactggacgcaccgatggagggcccgtctgaggacgacctagtagtatgTAGCACTTATAtttagtttggcttatttgaagctaaagttcctgcaggattcttgctgttgTATGTTCATGATTATTTGCACTTAAAGTCTCTTAAGTCGCTTTGGAGAAAAGCGTCAGCTACATGTAATGTAGTGAAAgtaccagcagctgacatgaaCTAGTGAACTGTGTATCTACCAGCTGCCAGGAGTCGTGGCGGACCCCAGCCTTCCGGTTCAAGACCTCTATGAGTTTGTGCATCTCGTCGTTGCTGAGCGTCACGTTGGACACGGCAGACAGCAGCTCGCCGTATGGCAGCAGCTGGGAGGAGTCGGCCACTTAAAGAGAAAccagaacaaaacacaaaccatttaattaaacattattcTACAGCAGAGTCCGAAGATCCCGGGTCATGAGCTTCCTCACCTGGCTCCGGTTTGTTTTtggacttcttcttcttgctcgCGGTCTCTTTGGGTTCTTCAGTTTTAGCAGCAGACGTTTCTTTGGTGCCTTCAGTGATGACGTTCACCGGAGAAACATCTACCACCGGCGCCACGGCCATGAGCAGAACTTCCTTAGCGACCGTTTCCACCACCGCAGCTGGCTCCACCTTGGcggacttcttcttcttcttctcctttggCGAGGGGGCTGGAGGAGACTCGGCGGCAGTGACCACAGTGGGTTCTGGTGTTGGCTGGGGTTCAGGTGCAGCGGCAGGCTCAGCTGCAGGTTCAGGGTCAGATTCTGGCTCGGTACTCAGCGCCACCTCAGGCTCCTCGCCTCCATCACTTCCTGGTTCTGAGAGCTTCTCCTCAGGCCGGTCCTCCTTCTTCTTGgatttgttcttcttctccagattcttgtccttcttcttcttctctgctttctgGGGCTGTGTGTGCTTGCGGCGCTGTTTGGCCAGCGCCTCCTCATACGACGTCTCCTTCATGGAGAGCGTGGAGACGAGGGCGATGCCCACCGCCGAGATGAACATGAAGCCTCCAAAGACCATGAAGCCGAGAGTCTGCGGGTCGGAGACGTCCATGACTGATCAGCGTGTCACACAGGAAGTCTGGAGGACAAAGACGACGGACATTTAGCAGGTAGAAAAAGAGCTTGAGTCTGTCAGTCCCTGAGTCCCTGAGTCCCTGAGTCTGTGAGTCCCTGAGTCTGTGAGTccctgagtctgtgagtctgtgagtccctgagtctgtgagtctgtgagtctgtgagtccctaagtctgtgagtccctgagtccctgagtctgtgagtccctgagtccctgagtctgtgaatctgtgagtctgtgagtccctGAGTCTGTGAGTCCCTGAGTCTGTGAGTCCCTGAGTCCCTGAGTCTGTGAGTCCCTGAGTCTCTGAGTCCCTGAGTccctgagtctgtgagtctgtgagtctctgagtctgtgagtctgtgagtccctGAGTCTGTGAGTCCCTGAGTCTGTGAGTCCCTGAGTACCtgagtctctgagtctctgAGTCCCTGAGTCTGTGAGTCCTTGAGTCTGTGAGTCCCTGAGTCTGTGAGTCCCTGAGTCCCTGAGTATGTGAGTCCCTGAGTCTGTGAGTCCCTGAGTTCCTGACTCTGTGAATCTGTGAGTCCCTGAGTCCCTGAGTCTGTGAGTCCCTGAGTCTGTGAGTccctgagtctgtgagtctgtgagtccctgagtctgtgagtccctgagtctgtgagtctgtgagtccctGAGTCTGTGAGTCCCTGAGTCCCTGAGTCTGTGAGTCCCTGAGTCTCTGAGTCCCTGAGTCCCTGAGTCTGTGAGACATTTAGCAGGTAAAGAGAGCTCAAGTCTGTGAGTCCCTGAGTCTGTGAGTCCCTGAGTCCCTGAGTCCCTGAGTCCCTGAGTCCCTGAGTCTCTGAGTCCCTGAGTCCCTGAGTCTGTGAGTCCCTGAGTCTGTGAGTCCCTCAGTCTGTGAATCCCTGAGTCTCTGAGTCCCTGAGTCCCTGAGTCTGTGAGTCactgagtctgtgagtctgtgagtccctgagtctgtgagtccctgagtctgtgagtctgtgagtctgtgagtccctGCGTCCCTGAGTCTGTGAGTCCCTGAGTCCCTGAGTCCCTGAGTccctgagtctgtgagtctgtgagtccctGAGTCCCTGAGTCTGTGAGTCCCTGAGTTCCTGAGTCTGTGAGTCCCTGAGTCCCTGAGTCTGTGACTCTGTGAGTCCCTGAGTCCCTGAGTCTGTGAGTCCCTGAGTTCCTGAGTCTGTGAGTCCCTGAGTCTGTGAGTCCCTGAGTCCCTGAGTCTGTGACTCTGTGAGTCCCTGAGTCCCTGAGTCTGTGAGGTTTGTGACGTCTTTTAAATCACTCAAAACgtatctttttaaaaaagtatttcattaaCTTTCACAAAcggtttatttgtttattttcctaaaTCCTGAAATGTTTTGAATCCTGGTTCAACATACAAAACCctttatactgtaaataaagtttattattattgttataacatttcaaacaattATGTTAATTAGTCAcgcgacagaaaaataatctccaatcatttatataatctataaattGTTAAAAGTCTTtcaatgttttcagcctcaaatctgaagattttctgcttttctgttttatattaaagagacagaacaagatattaaagacatttaaagatattaaagacatttaaagatattaaagacatttaaagatatttaaagtctttaaagacttttaaagacttcagGACGTTTTACAGATCAGGATGTAGAAGAGCAGAAATTCGTCCTCAACGTGAACATATTGATTTCTCCTGTTTGTTGTTTCCCTGCTGATCTCTGACTGGAGGTCAAAGTTCACATGTGACAGTTTctccattttagaataaaaaataaaaatatttatataaacataagtTAAAGTAAAACGTCTTTATACCATTGTactacaataaatatgtatattacaatatattctgtaataatattaatgctgaGCTCTATGGTGTCGATGCAGAATAAATTATGAATGTTGTTTAATATGTTcagtataatattataatataatacagtattaatgaAAAGTCATGTGAGTGGAATTATTATTAGAGTAAAATGGTTCAGAATGTACTTATATAAACTGTAGTTTAATGTATAAAGAGATTTTATTAACTCTTCATATGTTCGAGTGTAAATCTGAATATAATAAGATAAATGTAGcgcagtagaagtataaagaaagatttaaatactaaataaagtaCCTTGTCATTGTACTTAACTTCTAAATGTCCTATATTTATACTTCCCACCACTAATATataaaagctattaaaacacTAACATTAAAGACACGTTTCACTTTTtacactttaagtacattttgttccCAGAACTTCTGTCATCGCACTAAAGTAACATcttgaaagtagaacttttatttctttactgcAGAATGTGAAtattgatttcaaaataaaagagaataatCCCGTTAATATTCAGGATGTATAAATATGTTGTACAGTTCACACAGTGAGTCTGAGAAAGAGCGACGTGTCCGAGTTCACAATTAACCCTTTGTACTgtggcacacgcacacacacgcacacacacacacacccacacacgcactcacacacagagacgcacCGACACACGCACGcccaaacacgcacacacacacgcacacacacgcacgcgcgcacgcacacacacacacacacgcacgcgcgcacacacaaacgcacacacacacacacactcacactcacacacacagttatgtaACTTCTGAACACCTCAGGTGCAGAATTTCACATTAAAACTCACTTTTGTAAACCAAATAAAAGTTAAACCCCAGAGATGACTCCACGTGCAGTCTGCAGCCCTCACACTGTAGTTTATATCtgtgttatataatattatatatatatatgtataccaTTAGTTTTATGCAGCTTTAACAGCCTGTCGGTGCTTTAAAGAGCTCCACAAACTTTCATCTTTTATCAGcgacacacacaacagacagtTCTGCAGAAAATCGTTAAAataaggtttttgttttattaaaacttttctttctctacagcttcatatttaaacattctGTCTCTTCTGGCGTTTTGAAGtctatttttaaaaatcttttttctgAGAGTAAAATCCAAACTTTCTAACTTTTCAGCGTCAGTCTTTCTTGACCTCTTCAGTTTCAGAgtgtagttttagttttagtccGTAGTTTTAGTTGAGCAGTGAAATAAAAGCGCTTTAAATGAGTTTTAAATCAATATAGAAGAAAGTTTTTCTCACCTCAGCGGAGTCTGTCAGGCTGCAGAGTCGTGGCACTTTCTCTGAACGGGACCAGAAGCTCCGCCCCCCGCCGGCAGCGCGGCTCCTCATTGGTCAGCGAGGACATCATATTTAGCACAGCCCACTGACGTCATGGGAGATGTAGTTCTCTTAAAACtcctgattttatttattaaaacatatttgtaccgtttgaaga carries:
- the rrbp1b gene encoding ribosome-binding protein 1b isoform X5, which produces MDVSDPQTLGFMVFGGFMFISAVGIALVSTLSMKETSYEEALAKQRRKHTQPQKAEKKKKDKNLEKKNKSKKKEDRPEEKLSEPGSDGGEEPEVALSTEPESDPEPAAEPAAAPEPQPTPEPTVVTAAESPPAPSPKEKKKKKSAKVEPAAVVETVAKEVLLMAVAPVVDVSPVNVITEGTKETSAAKTEEPKETASKKKKSKNKPEPVADSSQLLPYGELLSAVSNVTLSNDEMHKLIEVLNRKAGVRHDSWQLACQKGDPLSTLKKQLEEKEKLLTSEQEGAATAKSRLRELSKELGLEKSKMASSDARQKAELSAQVQKVNTIRAKMETSDQEHQKHTEQLNHKIGSLQEQLENGPNAQLARLQQENSILRDALNQATSQAESRQNAELARVRQDCVRLGRELTERTDALRADEERRKSLEAKMAAGEQKLAQAQLVRDETERALQQRLEEVRLQLNAAQQEAAAVSQLQGALASRETELQELKDQLEKQAAVQVDRSSEVEQLTNREKQDEAAAGDQTQKDGSGSESEQPFESLEEDSQLLRLEEELQQLREELHQARNHGNELQDTTATLSCAERQSEQREAELKVALTEVESRFAALCLDFQASLQVLFPGVSVEAEQSDWLELFTQKVQESKSEAESSHSELQSRLSEAERKQTDLQAEFDHSTKLLQETEVELQALQRRSAEEEIVWKNKVSEADEQKQAVLDQLKQLEDKVQTPETEDTPQLKEQLMLLEAQLEKQLEEASFTQSCSEELAQVQNQVQQMSVRLQAEQEQRQQLDRELQQARQEVLALQADQSSAAPLEGTVQVKEETPV
- the rrbp1b gene encoding ribosome-binding protein 1b isoform X2; this translates as MDVSDPQTLGFMVFGGFMFISAVGIALVSTLSMKETSYEEALAKQRRKHTQPQKAEKKKKDKNLEKKNKSKKKEDRPEEKLSEPGSDGGEEPEVALSTEPESDPEPAAEPAAAPEPQPTPEPTVVTAAESPPAPSPKEKKKKKSAKVEPAAVVETVAKEVLLMAVAPVVDVSPVNVITEGTKETSAAKTEEPKETASKKKKSKNKPEPVADSSQLLPYGELLSAVSNVTLSNDEMHKLIEVLNRKAGVRHDSWQLACQKGDPLSTLKKQLEEKEKLLTSEQEGAATAKSRLRELSKELGLEKSKMASSDARQKAELSAQVQKVNTIRAKMETSDQEHQKHTEQLNHKIGSLQEQLENGPNAQLARLQQENSILRDALNQATSQAESRQNAELARVRQDCVRLGRELTERTDALRADEERRKSLEAKMAAGEQKLAQAQLVRDETERALQQRLEEVRLQLNAAQQEAAAVSQLQGALASRETELQELKDQLEKQAAVQVDRSSEVEQLTNSVQLRDEQVVTLEAELSQMRAELQLMISSQREKQDEAAAGDQTQKDGSGSESEQPFESLEEDSQLLRLEEELQQLREELHQARNHGNELQDTTATLSCAERQSEQREAELKVALTEVESRFAALCLDFQASLQVLFPGVSVEAEQSDWLELFTQKVQESKSEAESSHSELQSRLSEAERKQTDLQAEFDHSTKLLQETEVELQALQRRSAEEEIVWKNKVSEADEQKQAVLDQLKQLEDKVQTPETEDTPQLKEQLMLLEAQLEKQLEEASFTQSCSEELAQVQNQVQQMSVRLQAEQEQRQQLDRELQQARQEVLALQADQSSAAPLEGTVQVKEETPV
- the rrbp1b gene encoding ribosome-binding protein 1b isoform X4, with the protein product MDVSDPQTLGFMVFGGFMFISAVGIALVSTLSMKETSYEEALAKQRRKHTQPQKAEKKKKDKNLEKKNKSKKKEDRPEEKLSEPGSDGGEEPEVALSTEPESDPEPAAEPAAAPEPQPTPEPTVVTAAESPPAPSPKEKKKKKSAKVEPAAVVETVAKEVLLMAVAPVVDVSPVNVITEGTKETSAAKTEEPKETASKKKKSKNKPEPVADSSQLLPYGELLSAVSNVTLSNDEMHKLIEVLNRKAGVRHDSWQLACQKGDPLSTLKKQLEEKEKLLTSEQEGAATAKSRLRELSKELGLEKSKMASSDARQKAELSAQVQKVNTIRAKMETSDQEHQKHTEQLNHKIGSLQEQLENGPNAQLARLQQENSILRDALNQATSQAESRQNAELARVRQDCVRLGRELTERTDALRADEERRKSLEAKMAAGEQKLAQAQLVRDETERALQQRLEEVRLQLNAAQQEAAAVSQLQGALASRETELQELKDQLEKQAAVQSESVCVQVDRSSEVEQLTNREKQDEAAAGDQTQKDGSGSESEQPFESLEEDSQLLRLEEELQQLREELHQARNHGNELQDTTATLSCAERQSEQREAELKVALTEVESRFAALCLDFQASLQVLFPGVSVEAEQSDWLELFTQKVQESKSEAESSHSELQSRLSEAERKQTDLQAEFDHSTKLLQETEVELQALQRRSAEEEIVWKNKVSEADEQKQAVLDQLKQLEDKVQTPETEDTPQLKEQLMLLEAQLEKQLEEASFTQSCSEELAQVQNQVQQMSVRLQAEQEQRQQLDRELQQARQEVLALQADQSSAAPLEGTVQVKEETPV